From Arachis hypogaea cultivar Tifrunner chromosome 3, arahy.Tifrunner.gnm2.J5K5, whole genome shotgun sequence:
AATAACTTAATACTGTTATACATGACATAATACTGTTATACATGACGGTATATATCACATGGCTAACTGTATAAAATTGAAGGCTATTGCTATTTGGAATATatgttcaattttaaaattttgatattttttcttaattaggACAACCATGGTTAAAAGTTAAACTTTAAAACATTCAAAAGAATGCCATTTCCATTATTAGAAAAGTAAAACGATAAATACAACTCGAATAATGTTGTTATGATTTCACATTTTTCCGAGTAAGGAGTAAAACACaagtaagttaatttttttaataattattatttaaacaaaaaataacatgTTAGTATTTAGTAGTATTAtgtctttaaataaaaaatcaaataatttctaaaaactaaattatcatttgaaaacatattaatatttatgaataaattttatttaactattataaaaaaatttgatttttctttgatatttatttgattgtaaaaaataaatttttatcattaattattttattaaatatataatacaaCAATTTGTGTACacattgcattttttttaataagttgTTGTCtttaaaaactaatataaatacatcacaaattttaaaaattaatcaaaattagaTTAACATAATTTTGATCATAACTGGGTGAGGTTCACCTTTTTTTTTCactcccaaaaataaaaaatattttaatatttaatatcatttaatttgtttcttaaataaactttaaatttatttgaaaaaaaagtgatataaccaaattaatattaaaaaaatacaaactagACACTTGGTCTgaataaatttttgttattttagaaattttaaaaaattaagatacaTTAGTccgaacataaaaaaaaactagtgtatcttataataatattctattgaCTCTCCATACtttctcttttttaattaaatattttataataaatttatgattttGTTAGGAAAATAGTTATTTTAGACAATAATTAGCTAACAAAATGATAAGTAAACAGAGATTAAAGATTTGAGTTGtgattataaaaaaaagagaaaattattaACTGATTATTGGATGAAAAATAttagtttctatttttttaatttattaggaaCTTATTTTTCAacgtatatattaaaaattttgttaaaaagaaCGAAAGAATTAATCTATCTCAgaagaaaaattatctaaatttttataataataaaaatttattaaaaataaaagtattctacctaaaaattataaatttcaacatttatttaaaaaaaataaagacggggacaaatttttcttttaagcagaAAAAGAAAGACGCGTGATATTTAATTGAAAATTCTACAGTAGACGCAGCTGGTCAGCACTGACCACCTCCGATGTTTCTCGGCAGGAACCGCTACAAATATACAAATAGTCAAATACCATATCCATCCTAAAATTAACAAATAACCcaaatataaaaagagaaaaagaaaaacttaTTTTCCGAAGATCTGTCGGAGCTGCAGGAGagaaatgaattgaattgaatggaaaacaaagcaTGAGAGGTTAATATTATCCATTCGTCctctttccttttccatcctcacCTTCTGCCTGTTCTGGTACGGTTATTTGGATTCTGTTTGTTGTTGATGTTGCTACTGCTGCCGTAgtttttcctttatttatttatctaaaaatCCAGCTACGTGTTTGAAAATGAATTGATCTCTGATTCGTATGGTTGTGATTGTGATTATTAGGATTTTGATCGTGACTCGTGAGCACAGCAGCTTAGCGCATAAGAGAAACTGATGAGAGATTGTTGGATGAGGAAACGGGCGTAATACAGAATCGTATTGTTTGATGGGCAACACATGCCGTGGATCTTTGAGAGGAAAATATTTTCAGGGCTTCAGCCAGCCCGAAGACCCCTCCAGGCGCAGCAATCCTTCTGACCCCTCCGACTCAGAGCACCTCCCCAAGCAGAATCCCAATTCagcagacaacaacaacaacagcaacaacaacaacaacatcaacatcaacaacaacaagagAAATCTACCCTTCAAGAAGGACACCATCATGCGCAGAGGCCCCGACAACCAAGCTTATTATGTCCTGGGTCATAAGACTCACAACATTCGTGATCTCTACACTCttggccgcaaactgggtcagggCCAATTTGGCACCACTTATTTATGCACCGAGAATTCCACCAACATCGAATACGCATGTAAATCCATCTCCAAGAGGAAGTTGATTTCCAAGGAGGACGTGGAAGACGTTAGGAGAGAAATTCAAATAATGCACCATTTAGCTGGTCACAAGAACATCGTCACCATCAAGGGTGCTTATGAGGATCCTCTCTACGTCCATATTGTCATGGAGCTTTGTTCTGGGGGTGAGTTGTTTGATCGCATCATCCAAAGGGGCCACTACACCGAGAGGAAGGCTGCTGAGTTGACCAAAATCATTGTTGGAGTTGTTGAGACTTGCCATTCCCTCGGGGTTATGCATAGAGATCTTAAGCCTGAAAACTTCTTGTTGGTTAATAAGGATGATGATTTCTCTCTTAAAGCAATTGACTTTGGCCTCTCTGTTTTCTTCAAACCAGGTAACAACCAGTCCTTTCTGTGCCTTTCACTTTATAATATCATCATACTGAAACGTTTTTCCATCTTTATGTATCCTTCTTATGTTTCTACTTATCTTTTTGCAACATTACTTTTGTTTTATTGCAAAGATTTGTACCTTAGGCAGGCACATTTAATATATCATAAATGCTTGTTTCTTTTCATGCTGCTGAGTGCTGACTATCCTCAAGTGTGCCCTGATGTATTTAAATACCAATTTGTTATTTACTCTTTTCTCCAACTTACCTTGCTCATAATTATTAGTAGGTTACTGACTGGGGAACACCATAACATAACATACCCTTCAATCTTAATGCCTCAGGTCAAGTATTCACTGACGTGGTTGGCAGTCCGTACTATGTTGCTCCTGAGGTTCTCCTCAAGCATTATGGCCCCGAAGCAGATGTGTGGACAGCGGGCGTCATTCTATACATACTACTTAGTGGAGTGCCGCCGTTTTGGGCAGGTATTTGGTGCTTCTGAGTGGTGACacctttgtttattttattttttatctcctCTCCCTCAGTTTATGATCTGTGACACCACTGAGTTTCTTCTTTTGGAATTCAGAAACCCAGCAGGGTATATTTGATGCTGTTTTGAAGGGGCATATAGATTTCGACTCTGATCCATGGCCTTTAATTTCTGATAGTGCTAAAGATCTGATTAGAAAGATGCTGTGTTCTCGGCCTTCAGAACGGTTGACAGCTCATGAAGTGTTATGTATGTTCACGTATTGTTCTGCTAAAGTACTATAAATTATAGACAAGGTTCACCATGATACGCATACAATAGATATTGTTTCTTTTTAGTAGATGCTCGGTGAGTGTTATTTCTTAGTAGATAAAGTGGAGGCTAAGCACAAAAAATTGGTTTTTCCCCATTATTCATACTTCCAAAATTGTTTCCAAACCTTATTTGTGTTATTTTAGAGTTACCTATGAAGAACTAcacctttttaaaat
This genomic window contains:
- the LOC112734920 gene encoding calcium-dependent protein kinase 26, translated to MGNTCRGSLRGKYFQGFSQPEDPSRRSNPSDPSDSEHLPKQNPNSADNNNNSNNNNNININNNKRNLPFKKDTIMRRGPDNQAYYVLGHKTHNIRDLYTLGRKLGQGQFGTTYLCTENSTNIEYACKSISKRKLISKEDVEDVRREIQIMHHLAGHKNIVTIKGAYEDPLYVHIVMELCSGGELFDRIIQRGHYTERKAAELTKIIVGVVETCHSLGVMHRDLKPENFLLVNKDDDFSLKAIDFGLSVFFKPGQVFTDVVGSPYYVAPEVLLKHYGPEADVWTAGVILYILLSGVPPFWAETQQGIFDAVLKGHIDFDSDPWPLISDSAKDLIRKMLCSRPSERLTAHEVLCHPWICENGVAPDRALDPAVLSRLKQFSAMNKLKKMALRVIAESLSEEEIAGLREMFQAMDTDNSGAITFDELKAGLRRYGSTLKDTEIRDLMEAADVDNSGTIDYGEFIAATIHLNKLEREEHLIAAFRYFDKDGSGYITVDELQQACIEHNMTDVFLEDIIREVDQDNDGRIDYGEFAAMMQGNAGIGRRTMRNSLNLSMRDAPGV